A genome region from Arthrobacter sp. SLBN-100 includes the following:
- a CDS encoding GatB/YqeY domain-containing protein, whose protein sequence is MSSLKERLQADVVSHMKERNKTALTTVRNVLGEIETREKSGKAPVQLDDAQVTSLLQKEAAKRRDTAAIYAEAGQPDRAAAEIAEAEVIESYLPKPLSLQEVEAIVDEVVAGLRAGGRELTPRQMGEVMKPVTAKVAGRFDGKEVSQLVRQKLA, encoded by the coding sequence GTGTCGTCACTGAAAGAACGGCTGCAGGCCGATGTGGTCAGCCATATGAAGGAGCGCAACAAGACGGCGCTCACCACGGTCCGGAACGTCCTGGGTGAGATTGAGACCCGGGAGAAGTCGGGTAAGGCACCCGTGCAGCTCGATGACGCGCAGGTGACGTCCCTGCTGCAGAAGGAAGCCGCCAAGCGCCGCGACACGGCAGCCATCTACGCGGAGGCCGGCCAGCCGGACCGGGCGGCAGCGGAGATTGCTGAAGCGGAGGTGATCGAGTCTTACCTGCCGAAGCCGCTGTCCTTGCAGGAGGTGGAGGCGATTGTGGACGAGGTCGTCGCCGGGCTCCGTGCCGGGGGGCGCGAGCTGACGCCGCGGCAGATGGGTGAGGTGATGAAGCCCGTGACGGCGAAGGTTGCAGGGCGCTTCGACGGCAAGGAAGTCAGCCAGCTGGTGCGCCAAAAGCTCGCTTAA